The Henningerozyma blattae CBS 6284 chromosome 6, complete genome genomic interval cTATGTTTAACATTTAGAAAATaccataaaaaaaaaataacaaaaaaattattgatgcaaattttaaataatatttaaacattatctaaaaatttGACAGTAAATCCTCTAAggaaaattaatatatgtCCGAATTTCTCCGTGAAAACCCGCGGAAATAATCtcgaaaaaaataatgtagGGAGAATCTCTATATACATTTcaagtagtagtagtattatatttcatggatgtaatattatcaatacaACAATCCTTAATTTGAATACAAGACTCTTCATCTCCGAGTGAATTGAGCCTATATACTTGATTTCAACAACAGAAACATCTACAATGACTTATACTTTGACTATTTTAGGATGTGGTGTGATGGGATCTGCTGTCCTCTCAGCCATTTACAGTGCCCCTAAATGTACTTCTGAAATCAAATCCTTATACCCAAGTAAGATAATTACATGTAACAATGATAAGGAAGCCGCTGACCAAGTTACTGATATGATCAACAAACTAGGTGAATCTCCCAACTGTATCACTATCGATTCAACTTACGGTAACAATTCTGCTGCTATTAAACAATCCAAAGTCATCATATTAGCATTAAAACCATACTTGGTTGAATCTGTGATGAATGATATTAAGCCTTTCATCGGTGAACAACATATCATTTCGTTAGCTGCCGGTTGGACAATCGATGGGCTGTCATACTATTCCCCTAAGATTTCTCGTGTAATGACCAACACTCCAGCTAAATACGGTTACGGTTGTGCTGTAGTTGCTCATTCTGAACACATTGTTGAAAACGAAAAGAATTTAGTCTGTGAATTAATTAGTCATGTTGGTAAATATGTTGAATTACCAGAAAAAAACATGGATGCTGCTACAGCTTTAGTTGGTTCCGGTCCAGCATTCGTCCTATTGATGCTAGAGGGGTTAATGGAAAGTGGGATAAAGATGGGTATCCCATTGAAGGAAAGTAAAGAATGTGCTTTGAAAGTTTTGGAAGGGACTGCCAAGATGGTAGAATTGAGTGGTACTCACCCATCTGAATTAAAACATCAAGTTTGTACTCCAGGCGGTACAACCATTGCAGGTTTATGTGTCATGGAAGATAAAGGTGTCAAGAGTGGTATCATCCGTGGTGTTGAAGAAGCTGCAAATGTCGCCGCCCAGCTAGGTAAGAAGAAGTAGTTGCACTGTGGTTTTGCTATCTTCGTATCTACATGTATACAGTATACGTCTATACGTTGAATATACATATACagatacatatatatactctCATCGTACatatctaataaatatatcttgCATAGCTGTCTGAATATATGTCTTCTCGTAGCAGATCACGTGCCAGACCACCACTAGATCACGTGCCAAGTTGCCCACGTGTTCGCCGATCTCGCCGGCGCGGGTAACCCCCGGCGTTGTCTTTTTTGGTCGACCGTATTTCGGCGGAGATCTTGTAGGGGTCATGGTTTAAACCAAAGAAGGGTGGATGTTGTTATTTAACATCTCGAACAATTCGACAGAATTAAGGACTGAGGGTTTCTGGTGTTATTGGGTGATcgtttcaattattttattttgatttatttctatttggtttttgattctttacttctttttttcttttattactTTCTTACTTCTTAACAGTTATAAGTTCTTTTGATTCTATTTACTTCTGTTAACCCCTCAGAGATAGATATATTCGAAAGATATACTAATAGTATCATATAAAGTCAACTATTAACTGATAATAGGTTCATCCCTTATTTGCTTAACGGTTGCTGTTATTGTATTgtcaattgatttttctttacttttattatacTGATTTCAAAAAACCAGAAATTATTAAGGATAATTTTTGACcgtataataaattttagagaaaaaagtaatattCTATCAATACTCTcctataaatatatattcaaactAAAACATTGATTTAATACATTCATATTGCAagttataatttaaaactaaacaacaacaacaaaaaaaaacaaatataaaagatGGTGCTACCAAGATTGTATTCTGTAGCTACTTCGAAGTCTGCCCTTTTGGCCACTTCGAAGCACGCTTTACCTGCCATCAGATCCAATGCTGTTGCATCTAGAACTATGGCTACTGCTGCTCCTGCCGTTGGTCAAGTTAGAGCTGTTATTGGTGCTATTGTCGATGTTCAATTCGATCAAGAAAACTTACCAGCTATTTTGAACGCTTTGGAAATTAAGACCCCACAAggtaaattaattttggaAGTTGCTCAACATTTGGGTGAAAACACTGTTAGAACTATTGCTATGGACGGTACTGAAGGTTTAGTCCGTGGTGAAAAAGTTTTGGATACCGGTGCTCCAATTTCTGTTCCAGTCGGTAGAGAAACTTTGGGTAGAATCATTAACGTTGTTGGTGAACCAATTGATGAAAGAGGTCCAATTAAATCCAAATTAAGAAAGCCAATTCATGCTGAACCACCAACCTTTGTTGAACAATCTACTGAAGCCGAAGTCTTGGAAACTGGTATCAAAGTTGTCGATTTATTAGCCCCTTACGCTAGAGGTGGTAAGATTGGTTTATTCGGTGGTGCCGGTGTCGGTAAGACTGTTTTTATCCAAGAATTGATTAACAATATTGCTAAGGCTCATGGTGGTTTCTCTGTTTTCACTGGTGTCGGTGAAAGAACAAGAGAAGGTAACGATTTGTACCGTGAAATGAGAGAAACTGGTGTCATTAACTTGGAAGGTGAATCTAAGGTCGCCTTGGTTTTCGGTCAAATGAACGAACCACCAGGAGCTAGAGCTAGAGTTGCCTTAACTGGTTTAACCATTGCTGAATATTTCAGAGATGAAGAAGGTCAAGATGTCTTGTTATTTATCGATAACATTTTCAGATTCACCCAAGCTGGTTCCGAAGTGTCTGCCTTGTTAGGTCGTATTCCATCCGCTGTCGGTTATCAACCAACTTTGGCCACCGATATGGGTTTATTACAAGAAAGAATTACCACAACTAAGAAGGGGTCTGTCACTTCAGTCCAAGCCGTCTATGTGCCAGCCGATGATTTAACAGATCCTGCCCCAGCCACCACTTTCGCCCATTTGGATGCTACCACCGTCTTGTCCAGAGGTATTTCTGAATTGGGTATCTACCCAGCTGTCGATCCATTGGATTCTAAATCTAGATTATTGGATGCTGCCATTGTTGGTGAAGAACACTACAACGTCGCCACTAAGGTCCAAGAAACTTTACAAGCCTACAAATCTTTACAAgatattattgctattttGGGTATGGATGAATTGTCTGAACAAGATAAGATCACCGTCGAAAGAGCCAGAAAGATCCAAAGATTCTTATCACAACCATTTGCTGTTGCCGAAGTTTTCACTGGTATCCCAGGCAAATTAGTCAGATTAAAGGAAACTGTCAAATCTTTCAAGGATGTCTTGGATGGTAAATACGATGCCTTACCAGAAAATGCCTTTTACATGGTTGGTGGTATTGAAGATGTTGTCGCCAAGGCTGAAAAATTAGCCACTGAAGCCGCCAAATAAGAAGATTGACTTATTTATAACGATGCCATTTTTTGTAAGACTTATTCCATTTGTACGGTCTCTCTCTGTGCATGTTTATGTGGATGCAATCTTTTAAATGacattgtttttttttcttctcaatataatatattcaatttttacCTAGTATGTGtatttctatatataaCTATACTATCGTAACcggtaaataaataaataaatacgTTTATCtatgtaaatataaaacGTGCAGTTCACAAAGAATAGATAGTTTCTACGGATCTTAAGCATTGTATTTTGGGATTACTATCATTATTGTAATTGTTATTtagttatattattatcgttaatattactattactgggctttttatttttatcatagTTTATGTCATCTTGAGAATCAATCCATATCCACCGGATCAACGGCATTATTATACCGATAAAATTAACTATTGCTGACATGTCCACGCGCCAAGAAACTTCCGTAGTAAGCGGAGTTACCCCGCATTCTTAATACGATATCGGAGTGACTAGTTAGAATGCGTGATCAAACTACTATGTAAAGATACGAAACTAGAGTCAGCAATCTGGATAAATTAGGGGCGACCCTAATTTTCTATAGATTAGTAAGATTTGAGTGGCAaatcataatcataatcataatcataatcataatcataatatacatatatatatacatatgtAAAATAGAACAGACCCTTTTTAACAAAcattatttatcaaaatgGAAGGATTAGTTTAATCTGTAAGGAAAATACACATAAGGATAATAAAATACCacttttaacaaaaaatgCCTGACGTTTCTATATTATCAACTACATcttctaatgaaaaaaaattattgaaactACAGTTACCTGACTTACCAAGCACACTGGATCAAGTGAAAGAAAGTTTGGAGCCTTTATATTATACCGATGGATATTATAAACATCCTTTGGATCCTGGACAAATCAATTCTTTGAATGATTCTCTTTCCACTTTCCAAAACTCAGATGTCgctaaaaaattaactgCCAAATTACAAGagtttaatgaaaaaaatgattgtTATCTGGATaaa includes:
- the PRO3 gene encoding pyrroline-5-carboxylate reductase (similar to Saccharomyces cerevisiae PRO3 (YER023W); ancestral locus Anc_7.506) → MTYTLTILGCGVMGSAVLSAIYSAPKCTSEIKSLYPSKIITCNNDKEAADQVTDMINKLGESPNCITIDSTYGNNSAAIKQSKVIILALKPYLVESVMNDIKPFIGEQHIISLAAGWTIDGLSYYSPKISRVMTNTPAKYGYGCAVVAHSEHIVENEKNLVCELISHVGKYVELPEKNMDAATALVGSGPAFVLLMLEGLMESGIKMGIPLKESKECALKVLEGTAKMVELSGTHPSELKHQVCTPGGTTIAGLCVMEDKGVKSGIIRGVEEAANVAAQLGKKK
- the ATP2 gene encoding F1F0 ATP synthase subunit beta (similar to Saccharomyces cerevisiae ATP2 (YJR121W); ancestral locus Anc_7.507), with amino-acid sequence MVLPRLYSVATSKSALLATSKHALPAIRSNAVASRTMATAAPAVGQVRAVIGAIVDVQFDQENLPAILNALEIKTPQGKLILEVAQHLGENTVRTIAMDGTEGLVRGEKVLDTGAPISVPVGRETLGRIINVVGEPIDERGPIKSKLRKPIHAEPPTFVEQSTEAEVLETGIKVVDLLAPYARGGKIGLFGGAGVGKTVFIQELINNIAKAHGGFSVFTGVGERTREGNDLYREMRETGVINLEGESKVALVFGQMNEPPGARARVALTGLTIAEYFRDEEGQDVLLFIDNIFRFTQAGSEVSALLGRIPSAVGYQPTLATDMGLLQERITTTKKGSVTSVQAVYVPADDLTDPAPATTFAHLDATTVLSRGISELGIYPAVDPLDSKSRLLDAAIVGEEHYNVATKVQETLQAYKSLQDIIAILGMDELSEQDKITVERARKIQRFLSQPFAVAEVFTGIPGKLVRLKETVKSFKDVLDGKYDALPENAFYMVGGIEDVVAKAEKLATEAAK